From the genome of Electrophorus electricus isolate fEleEle1 chromosome 14, fEleEle1.pri, whole genome shotgun sequence:
TGTGAGCTACAGGAAGCTGAGTCTGCAGGAACAGATGGAGCTGGCTGTCTGACAGACACACGGTCATGTGCACCACCCTGAGCGTGAAGAGAACCTCAGTTTAAAATGATGCTACATCACACCCAACAATAATAACAGGTTACGACTCAGTACATCTGTTGAGTAAGAAAGGAGGTTGTAGTTAATGAAGCACATTTTGCTAATAATCATCCTTGTTGTTCAACAGTGAATGGCCCGTTTTTAAAAATAGACTCTTCGTAATGTTTAATGGTAAAATTGCCTTGAGTCATCTGAGGTTGCTATACATTTATTgctatacaataaataaacacaacactgagaaaatcaaaattacattccgcatttctttttatttgcccAAATTATAGATTAAGAAGATGATACTGACTTGTCAAGGAAGCTTTGTAGACCTTTTCTTCGCTTTTCAATGAAGTCCAAATTGTTAAAAGAGAAGAGGGACTTCCCAGGCAGGTCAGGAAGAGGTCTGTGCAACAGTTAAGCTTAGTCATGTATTAAGGCAAACACACCAGGCAGTcattctaaaataaatacagagtTTGAcatcaaataatgtttttaaaaggcttACAGGatacaaatgtataaattcATTATTCAATGTCATAGGTCATTTATGTAATTTCACTATTGGTTTAGAATTTCTTTTGCAACTCATCTTACACCAAGCCAGCATTCTTCTGAAGTTTCCTCTTCAGCCATACAAATTCACTGTAGCGGCGGCGCACACAGGAGGTTTTGGCTGTGAAGGCTTTGCTGTTAGTCttggaacagagacagagacagagagcactaTTCATTGCACATTTTCCTTAACATAATGTTTAGGTCCAGTATTACAGATAGCAAGTATCTGTGTAGTTAAATTCCGATTCATAAAGGCCTGTTGTTACCACTTAAATAAACCAAGTTTATTATTTCAGCTAAAATTAAATAAGATGAATTATGTAGCACTTTGTGAATCAAACAAGCATAAAGTGACAATTCCAAAAGTGGTTACACAAAAAACCCTTCTTCTTTATACAACATATAAATTTAGTCAATACGATAGCAAATATTAGGGAAACTCTTACATGGAGGAAAATCTTGAAGTCCACGTAGGAGTTCCATGATCCTTCGTTCATTACACGAGGATCCTGAACCCTCACTGTAATGAATTCCTGTTAAAACCAGAGTAAATATGATCTTGTTAAATTGCAGTGCTGTCCCTAATGGATTAAATAGACTTTTACATTACAGCCCATAGTACCATGACTCATGGATCTCAATGACCACAATCCTGGTTCCTTTCTTTTTAAGTCATCATATCAGGGACACTAAaggtaaatataaaatgaaaaggacAGAGGTAGACAAAGGTCTTACATCTTCTTGACTTTTTATCATCGTACCAGAAGtgaaacagcacagagaacacctatggaataaaaaaatgatttaaaaaagagtgcaaatgacaaaacagcccacaaatataaatagtgaCATCAGAGATCAGCCATGTGGTGTAGACTTCATTTTCAGCTTGCCAGAACTAGAAAGCAATCAATTTGTTGATAAAGCCGTTAAGGGAAAAGATTGTCTTTATGTCTACACATGAAATCAGGCCTAATGTGTCTACATATGAAATGGATTCATTTCTGTACTGAGTGAAAATTCAATACACAAAATCTTCTGTTTGATTTTTAACCTTTATTTTAAACCTCCCGGTCCTTCTCATCCTTAATGAGGATCTTACAGACATCAATATTATTTAGCATTTTGAGCATAAGGCTTACATAACATTAAGAAACAATGAACTGCTTGGCTGGTGCTATGACATCCAAAAGGAGTGTGGTACATTCCAGCCTACACTGTTTTCCTCCAATGGATCATTTTTTGAAAGACATACAAAAATTCACTCCCAGTAtgtgtcattattattttttaactaGACCACTGAATCCAGTGTTCTTTGCACTGTGAGGAAAGCTTTTCCTTTCACAACAGACATGAGATATCATGTTTTTGTCCTTCATCTATAATGCTGTTCAAGCATTTTTCTTTAGTGTTCAGTTTGCCAAAATTTGAGGAAAATCAACAATCCGCTAAAACATTCACTAAAAAAAGTGCCTCTCTGGATGTATACTTGAAAACATCTGAATACTCTGCTGATTTCTGTAAACAATATGTAAattgcatatttttgtttatgctcTTTAAACCTTTGCCTTAAGCACTTACCCCTCCTCTTGCATTCAGGTCAGCGATTAAAAATGACCCATATTTGTCAATGAAACAACAGCTAATTTACCtatgcaaatatacatttaaagaaaaatataggTTACTCATTCAAGACTTTGCTTTATTGATTGTCTCTTGTAAACTATCCAGGTagagacagcagaagaaaaaaaacatttaaagaatgtCCAGTGAATTCTGATAGTTAGCTAATCTAGATAACCTAGCATATCTGTGTAATAAAAGGTAATAAAATATCTTAGTTAGCTATCTAGATAAATGTAGACCTACATATCACTTGTTAAACCAGGcaaggtagctagctagttatacTAGCTATCTTAACGCTAGCGAACTAAACccaaattaaacatttgctaACTCCAAAACAGAGTCACACTCACTTCCAAACATTCAGTTACTCAACAAAGTGAAGCAGCCCCTTAGCTATGTTACCTTCAGCAGTTCCCAACTTGTTAGGCAGATAGCTGGTTAGCTGGCTGAGGTTTATTATGGCGTGTCCAATAACAAACAGTGTGAGTCAACAACAAAGTATGCTCAGTGTGAATAAGTCAGCCTACCTTTATCAAAAAAACGGCTGACAATAACACATCTCCAACATCGTGGCTCTCCGGATTAAGCTGCTGTCGTGCTGAATAAGCAGTACATTTTGATCAAGTTTAGGAAGAGATCAGTAAAGAcggataaaataaaatgtgaaggAAGATGCACCCACGTGgttggcttaaaaaaaaagaacttccTTCTTTGGCTTCAACAGTGATAAACTACGAACATAAATTGCAATATTGAATATTCTGCCACCTACTGGAGTGGAGAAGTATGTGAAAGATACTGTAAGATATAGGTAGAACATGATGGCCTATCACCTACACAAGGCCTTCAaaccatgtttttttctttctttattttttttattgcagaaTTTGTGACTcaccttgttttttttcaggttaATTTCCCAGTGTCTATTTGTCTCCTCGCCTGGAACAGGATGCTTTTACTTCTGTATCTTTAAAGCATATGCTTCCTTATATACTTTGTAGGTGGCTGAGTGAGTACATTTGGACTCTTTAGCAGTACTTACATAGCAAATCTAGGTCCTGTCtttacaaatatgttttttttttatttatacattgtaAATGTTTCTCAGAGCTTTATAGTTGAATAGGTTTTCTTTGAACATCATTGTTGTAGTACTAGGCTACTTTCTAGCACTGCTTGTTCATATTTATGCCAGTTTCCTGCTTATGTTTATTCTTTTAAGATTTAAAGAATATAAATGTTTGGGAACATTTCTATATTGTATCTAATATTTAAGAACATATGAATGTCATTCAGCAGATCAAACCATGAAGAAGcagtgtaataaaatgtaataccACTGTAATATTTATAACAGCATGTAATAGCAGTAATGTCCAAAAGTAATAATGTCCAAAACATGCACAGTGACTGGTTTTATGTTTACTTGTTGATGTTTCTAGATTTCTGTTCACTCTAATGATCAATTACATTTGCagtattacaataaaatataaagtattgtatatatattgtataaatatattgtaatgtACTCCCAAGGTTGATGGCAGTATCACCAATAAATTTGAATAGTTACCAGACTTTTACTAAAAACGTATCTTAAagcatttttgcagttttatcaTAATGCTAACTGacaaaataactttaaaagtaATCCAAATCTCTGgattgtttttacagtgtaaacattaataaataagtaTTTAATGAATTACTGTAGTGTATAGATTAAATGAATGGAGTGATAACTATGCCTTAGAACAAAGTCACAGATTGGCTCTGATGTCAGTGATGACTGTAAGTGCACTCTGCATGGCATCTCAgagctgtgtggtgtgtaagaACATTATCTCTTCTAATCTTCTTTACCTTCTGTTATATGCAGGTGGGGAAGCCAGACAGAGCTGAATGAATAAAACGGCCATTTGATTCAATTTGCTTTGAAACAAATCATGCTTTGGGATAACATCTAAAGTTTTGTGTCCTCTTGGTAGTCAAATATTTAGGTATATTATAACAGTAGGGACAAATCAACTTTACAATTTTAACAGCAAAATGGAGGACCAGGATATCCGCCAGCAGAAGCTTGACTATCAGGTAGGGACTGCACAACGCTCCTGTATTTGCCTTCCCATGCTAGAATGTTTCAATGCCAGACACAGTTAAAAGTTTGTCTTAAGTATTATTTGATTAGTTCTCGATTATTTAAAATTTCTTGATAAATGCTtatgattacatttacagtatgcACATCTGTATTTTCTTCTAATTTTATATATCCTAATATTATGTCATTAACTGCATAAATTAATGGTAATCATTATCAACATATCTGATGATTGCAGCTTGAGAGACATTTTACCTTGATATTTAACACATAAGATAAAGTTGTTAAACTTGTTTTAATTCATGCCTCAATTCATTTGTTCACATTGGTTGTAATGGTTCTGTTGACTCAACTTTACATCACTGATATTACTGATTATTTCAACAGCGAACACTTTTGATGAAGAAGCAGCAAAAAAGAAGAGCCAATGCTCAGATGATGACAGCAAATCCTGATATTCAGCCAAAGAGCCGCAGGCAGAAGCCCGCTGCTGAAGACATGGCTTTGCTACTCAGTCAATCTCTAAGCAGCACCTCCTTAAATAGTACCCATAAACATtctttctcctgctttctcGCTCTACCACAGTCAATCTACGACTAGAATAGCAAAGATTGCATGTGatatattttataacatttatcTGGGGCATCTAGTCTTCTTGAGAACACACAGTGAATTTTTATTTAGTATAGcaggttttcattttcatgtagtTTTCAACCATAACCTAAACAAGACTTTTACTCCTGTCTGTGACATTCATGACACccagtttttctctctcaccaaTTCAGACGCTCAGCTGGAACAGGCTCATGATAACATGCTTGAGGAGATCAGTCTAGGTGAAATGAACATCTCACCTCAGATCTCACTGATATCAGAAGAGATATTTCCACCTGTCCCATCCATAATCAAGACTCAGCTGAACACGGATAACCAAGCAAGCCCTATACACATACCACATATACAGAATCAAGCAGGGGGGatgaaaataaaggaaaaaagtgTTAAGAAGTCTcaagaaaaatgtatgtaaacagGCAATTTATCACTTCAGTGCAGAggtggattttgtaatcactggtaGTTAATTTATACCCTAAAACATAGCTATTCAAATCATATCCCTTGAGGATCAGATACCAGTTTTCTACCGTATGCTCACCTAGGAGTATATTGTGAGACAGGGGCCAAAGAGCTACAATCACTGTTCAATTAACTACtactgattatatatatatataaaaaaaaagaagacttgAAATTGGATTTGAGGTCCACAGTTGAATACCTCTGCTATATTGTGTAGTAGTCTTATTAATACAATCTATTTTCTGTTCTATTTAAGTACTTGGACCTCATGATGTAGGGGATGAAAACGAACCAGTAGATAAGAAAAtagtgaagaaaaagaaaaagaagaatgacTCTAAAGAGAAAGTCAAGAAAACAAAGGAAGTGCAAAGTATTAACAGCTCACATACTATTACTTATGCTACCTAATTGCTTACAAATTTGGATATGATTCCCAGAAATACACTACATGGGCAAACGTTTGTGAACACCTGACCATCACGCTTTCTCCTGGCATTAGCTGAAGCCAGATTTGTCCATCAGACTATCAGATAGTGAAGCATGattcattacaaaaaagaaCATGTTTCTGCTGCTCCATAGAATAGTGGTGGCCACCACTCCAGCCAATGCTTGGCATAGTGTATAATGTGTGCAGTTGATTGGATTCCCATTTTATGAAGCACAGTTCTTGTGCTAATGTTGGCAGTTGGCTTCCGGGGCAGTTTGGAGGTTAGGCCAGACTACATGCTTCAGCGCTTGGTGGCTCCACtctatgagtttgtgtgttctACCACTTTATGGTTTAGCTTTCACAATAATAGTTGGCCAGAGCAGACCTGTAGTATTACCCATTCTACAGCCAGTGTTTGTCTACAGCGATTGCATAGCAAATTACTGTTTCATTCAGCTGTGGATTAACCATCAGTTATCATGTCtgagcctgtgggggcagttaTGGTTAGAGCAGCAGGCTTGGAACCCAAGGGTTACCTGTTAGATCTCCTGGATTGACAACCAAAATCAGGGGTGAGGAAAGTGAAGGAGCCCCCACCTCCACAAATTCATGGATGAAGTGCCCTTGAGTAAGGCACCAGACTCCTAACTGCTCCCAAAGCTCTGCAGTTGGTGGCTGTTTACCGtgtcgggtgtgtgtgtgttcactaccATGGAGGGGTAAAATGCAGAAACTCAATTTCCCCTTGTGGATTAATAAAGTacccattttcttttccttttaacttgattttatacacctgttacCAATGGGCATGAAGGAAACACCAGAACTCAATAATTACCAGGGGTGTCTATATGCGTTTGGCCATAGGTTAGCTATAGCACATTCTTTTCTAATTCCAACTGTCCATTGCTAGCAACTCAGGTTGATTCAGTGGTAGAGGTCAACATCACCGTGGAAAATGAACCTAAAGAAGAAAGTGAGGATGAAAAGAAAGACTGGTCAAAGAGCCCCATTCCTTCTACtccaaagaaaaaacaacatttgcCTGCttgtgagttttaaaaaattaagtcTTTTAATTCATGCTCCCAGTCCCAGTACACCTACCAGTCCAGAAACCATTTTCCACTATTTAATGTTGATTCCCCCTCTGattctttctcctttctgttcCTTCTTTGTTATGCATAATACTGCATCAgacatgttcattgtttttacTATCATTGCTACAGCAAGGTGTGATCTAAGTGACAGTGAGGATGACAGTGAGGTTGAGGAGGACAAGGCAGACGAGAATATTATAAAACCTcaaaaaagaaccaaaagaGGAATAAAGAACAATTACAGTCTTGCTTCACTAAACACTAACTATAGGCAGTCCCTGTCAGAAGGTGAAGCCACAGACATGGAAAAAGTAAGACTTTAAATGCCTCAAATGTTATTAGTACACTGCGGTGTAGTGTATTCTGATTCAGAGAATTCTGTgttccttcctgttttctcccttttcccagGCTTCTCCAATCTCTATAGAAGATCGAGAACAGTTTGCTCTTCGCCCTGCTCCAAGGAATGTCACAATTCAGTGTAGAATCACCAGGGACAGGAGAGGGATGGAAAAAGGAATCTATCCTGCATATTATCTTCACATGGAAAAGGAGGatgggaagagagtgagagaaaaacacattatCTCCAATGTTTAGTTTAATCAGAGATTATCCTTACACTTTCATTCACGTGTACAGTATGAAAAGATAGTTGATATTcttaatgtgcaaagatggtaAGCATGAACATGTGCAACAGAATTGATTCAAAATGTAATTGGTTTTCACTGTAATTGGTTTGGTTTTCACTGTCAATGGTGTGGCACTGTTTCATTACTTAGATCTTCCTCATGGCTGgcagaaaaaggaagaagagcACAACTTCAAATTATCTGATCTCCGTTGATCCTACTAATTTATCCAGAGACACAAGTAGCTATATAGGCAAACTAAGGTCCTAGGACTTGTCCTTTTTCTGATTGTATCTCACTTAACCAAAAtaatcagaaatatttttgtgatatttAATTGTTATACTCTCCTTTCAGGTCCAATGTTTTGGGGACTAAATTCACAGTGTACAATAATGGAGTGAATCCAGAAAGGAAACTATTCATAAAAGAAACTGAGTTACTTCGACAAGAGCTTGCAGCAATATGTTACGTAAGGCAACATTACCATAAAGATCTCAATAAAGATATGAATAAGCTGCTTATACTCACTAAACAACACTAACTAAACTACACATTACTTGCACACAGCAGAAAAATGTGCTGGGTTTTAAAGGTCCCAGAAAAATGACAGTGATCATTCCTGGCATGTATGAGGATGATGAAAGAGTCATTATTTGTCCAAAGAGTGTAAGTTTGAAAAATTCCTGTAAATGTCTATACAACGCTAAAATTCATGTTAACAGAGCACAACATGACTTAGTTTTACAATAATTTTCCAAAGTGCTCTGTTACTGTAATATAAAGAATATAGAATACtaaatctacaaaataaaatgttatgcgTTTTCAACATCAACATAACTTTTTCACCAACTGATCCCTCCCTCAACCCTTTTATTATACCTCAGGAACTTGAATCTCTGCTCACTCGCTATGAAAATGGAAACAAAGATAATTTAGTCTGCCTTCTGAATAAATCGCCCAAGTGGAATGAGCAGACCCAGTCTTATGTACTGAACTTCCATGGACGAGTTACACAGGCATCTGTGAAAAACTTTCAAATTGTTCATCCTGACAATGGTAACTTGGAGCAAACCCTCACTGTGCATTTCCATTTTGTGAATGAAGAGGGTTGACTTGGAGAGGTGCAAACAGTAATTTTGTGCTCACggtaataaatatatttaacaaattTGTAACTGATTTTCTCTTTTATCCTGTCCAGAGGACTACATTGTAATGCAGTTTGGGAAAGTGGCAGAAGATGTGTTCTCCATGGACTACAGCTTTCCCATGTGTGCACTACAAGCTTTTGCCATCACTCTGTCCTCTTTTGATGGCAAACTGGCTTGTGaataaactacattttatattacatattacattataatataactatattacattataatataaataatatgaagATGCttagtgtatatgaatgtgCTGACTATATGAATCTTAACACTTGCCAGCATACTATGACAATAATAGTTATGCATTTAATACAGTCGCACATGTAGGGTTTAAAATTAGCAATAGCCTACTTATCCTAGCCTAGCCTACCTAGCTATCTttaagaaaacaataaaaattaaatgtatttttattcatttgtggaTGTCTTTTTCAATGTGTTTTCAAATAATATGCATTTAATTTTCTTCCAATGATTTCTACATAAacgctatctatctatctacctatctatctaactagacagacagagaaagagagatatttaaaatatttaatatatttaaaattgtagtaaagtactatatatatatatatatagagagagagagagagagagagagagagagagatttaaaattctctctctctctctctctctctctctctctattatatatatatatatatatatatatatatatatatatatatatatatatatatatatatatatatatatatatatatataatagagagagagagagagagagatttaaaattctctctctctctctctctattatatatatatatatatatatatatatatatatatatatatatatatatatatatatatatatatatgaaaaagttaGTTAGTACCTATGGAGGCCGCAAAAGATGGAGAGTACACTAGATGGTGATGCTGTATCTTAAGTGCTTAAATGGTGGACGCCAACCCCCGAAGAAGAACAAGGGAGAGACTCGTGAACGACTTTGAATGGAAACTCCCTTCTTCGGTTGTTCATGTCAACAAAGTTTTACTAATAGATGAAGTAACATAAACTTCACAATCTATTTATAAACTGAGAAAGAATGCGCGACCGAACCAAGGAACTGGGAACTGTAAGTTAATTAATGGACAGAGCTATTATGAACCTCGTATAATCGAATCTGACCTAAGTTATGTTTGTCAGAaatagtagctagctagctaggtatgttagctaacctagctagctagctgtttgtTATTACTGGACCCCCAAccagttagctaactagcaaaAGACAGTCGGGCAAAGATGAATATTACTTTCAATTATCTGTGTTACAAATAAAGTCTCAGTGTGACCTATGATAGCTATTCTTCTAAGTAGCattagtagctagctaactaacctagctagctttattttaatttagctaggatagctaacttagctagggTCGTTCGAACTAGTGCATATCTATAGTAATATGTCCTGAGTTGTCACAT
Proteins encoded in this window:
- the snx11 gene encoding sorting nexin-11 isoform X2, coding for MIKSQEDEFITVRVQDPRVMNEGSWNSYVDFKIFLHTNSKAFTAKTSCVRRRYSEFVWLKRKLQKNAGLVPLPDLPGKSLFSFNNLDFIEKRRKGLQSFLDKVVHMTVCLSDSQLHLFLQTQLPVAHIQDCVQGHTPFSVTDAILTYASSNRGWAQEEGGGAQQPCPTPISYESVESPSPRVPSLQTMDLLMSWWQLSLT
- the snx11 gene encoding sorting nexin-11 isoform X1, translated to MIKSQEDEFITVRVQDPRVMNEGSWNSYVDFKIFLHTNSKAFTAKTSCVRRRYSEFVWLKRKLQKNAGLVPLPDLPGKSLFSFNNLDFIEKRRKGLQSFLDKVVHMTVCLSDSQLHLFLQTQLPVAHIQDCVQGHTPFSVTDAILTYASSNRGWAQEEGGGAQQPCPTPISYESVESSPSPRVPSLQTMDLLMSWWQLSLT
- the si:dkey-220f10.4 gene encoding tubby protein homolog codes for the protein MEDQDIRQQKLDYQRTLLMKKQQKRRANAQMMTANPDIQPKSRRQKPAAEDMALLLSQSLSSTSLNNAQLEQAHDNMLEEISLGEMNISPQISLISEEIFPPVPSIIKTQLNTDNQASPIHIPHIQNQAGGMKIKEKSVKKSQEKLLGPHDVGDENEPVDKKIVKKKKKKNDSKEKVKKTKEVQTTQVDSVVEVNITVENEPKEESEDEKKDWSKSPIPSTPKKKQHLPASRCDLSDSEDDSEVEEDKADENIIKPQKRTKRGIKNNYSLASLNTNYRQSLSEGEATDMEKASPISIEDREQFALRPAPRNVTIQCRITRDRRGMEKGIYPAYYLHMEKEDGKRIFLMAGRKRKKSTTSNYLISVDPTNLSRDTSSYIGKLRSNVLGTKFTVYNNGVNPERKLFIKETELLRQELAAICYQKNVLGFKGPRKMTVIIPGMYEDDERVIICPKSELESLLTRYENGNKDNLVCLLNKSPKWNEQTQSYVLNFHGRVTQASVKNFQIVHPDNEDYIVMQFGKVAEDVFSMDYSFPMCALQAFAITLSSFDGKLACE